ACCGGCACTGTGGACCCGAAGGCTTCGAGCTGCGGACGCAGTTCGGCAAGCACGGGCACGTCTTCGTCGCGCCCGGCGATGATGAGGTCCGGGCGCTCGCGGTTGGTGATTTTGATGAGGCGGGGGCCGAAGGAGCCGGACGCCGTGGGCGGCGCAAGGTAGGCCGCGTCGCACTGGAATGCGCCGGGATTGAGCGCCACGGAGTTCAGACCGATGATTCTGAAATGGCGGGTGGCGATTCGTAAGGCCCGCACCACTGCGCAGCCCACGCCGCTGCCTGCGCTGGTGACGAGAACAGTTGGGGGCATGTGGGTCCTCCCTGCAAGCGTTGCGCATCACGAGGCATGAGACATGGTGCCTTCATACCATGAATTTCGGTGAAGGTCAGCGTGGCGGGAAGAATTTCGTGAATCTTTCCGGCAAGTCGGAGGTGAATCCTTCGGCCTGCTCTGTGGCGCGGGTGGAAAAGTGGCGCGGTGTCGAGACGGCGGCGGGATGGCCCTAGCGCATGCGTCCCCACGAGTGTCCCTTGCGCTCCACGGTCTCCTTCATGATGTTTTCCATGATGGAGTAGCTTGTCGTTATGTCGTGCCGGGAGGTGGCCAGAGCGCGGGCTGCGCGGCCAAGGCGTGAGCGCAGCGCCGCGTCATCAATGAGCCGTGCGAGGGCGGCTGTGAATTCCTCGGCATTCCCGTTCGGGACGATGATGCCCGTTTCGCCGTGCTCCACGACTTCCGGTGCGCAGTCGCCGTCGGTGGCGAGCACGGGCAGGCCGCAGCTCTCGGCTTCGAGGTACATCATGCCCAGCCCCTCGTTGATGCCGGGGAGCGCGAAGATGTCCGCCGCGCTGAAGACTTCGTAGAGTTTCGCCCTCGGGATCATGCCCGGAAAGCGGACCTGCCCCGGCATGAGGTTCAGGGCGAGGCGTTCGAGGCGGTCGCGCTCCGGTCCGTCGCCGGTGACGATGAGCATGAGGTCTCTGCCGCCGCGCACCAGTTCCGCGCAGGCGTGGATGACGGTCTCTATGCCGTCGGCCTTGCGCCCGCTACGCATGACGGCGCTGGAGATGACCACCGGCTTCTGCCGTGCGCCCCATTTGCGGCGGAATTTCTGACGCATGAGCACATCCGGCGCGAAGAGCCGAAGGGGCAGGCCCGGGCGGACGTAGGTCAGCTTCTCGGGTGGCAGCACCCCCGCGCAGGATTCGAAATCTTCCTTGCGGGCGA
The sequence above is drawn from the Desulfobaculum xiamenense genome and encodes:
- a CDS encoding glycosyltransferase family 4 protein; the encoded protein is MRIAFYAPTKPLKHARVSGDITIARDVMDFFVKRGHSTAVASPLETTWLYWKPWRWADAALEYVLARQTCSSQGIQAWLTYRSTAVSPDILGPRLARLGLPYFIFSGSCPHSEKATPKTWIGHRLNTRALNAADHVFVARKEDFESCAGVLPPEKLTYVRPGLPLRLFAPDVLMRQKFRRKWGARQKPVVISSAVMRSGRKADGIETVIHACAELVRGGRDLMLIVTGDGPERDRLERLALNLMPGQVRFPGMIPRAKLYEVFSAADIFALPGINEGLGMMYLEAESCGLPVLATDGDCAPEVVEHGETGIIVPNGNAEEFTAALARLIDDAALRSRLGRAARALATSRHDITTSYSIMENIMKETVERKGHSWGRMR